Part of the Triplophysa dalaica isolate WHDGS20190420 chromosome 23, ASM1584641v1, whole genome shotgun sequence genome is shown below.
GCATTGACAGCCATCATTTGTAATATTGTGCTACTTAGCCAGCGAATGTTGGAATATATGCAGTCTGACACGTTTTTCTGTACACCCTGTAGGTGGCGTCAGATGAAAAGGATGTGGAGAAGAAGGTAAAGGAGGTCTGCTCTCAAAACAAGGTCAAATGTCAGACTTTCTGGGGGTCTACACTCTACCATAGAGATGATCTCCCATTTGGTCACGTTAAGAGGTACGTTTTGAGTTTAGTTGAACAGTTGTGAGCAAGCGATGTGTTGATATTCTCGTGCAACATTTGTGGAATTTTCTTGGAAGAAATGAGGAATCCTAGCATatcaataatatataaatggtttgattaaactattaaaaaaaacacaaaacgtacaggagatattttattttgcagCTCCACTCATGTAATTTCTTGTTGGTCTGATAAGTAATGAGTCAGTGACAACGTCCATTATGAGGTCGACCATTTAAAGGCTTTTTCTGAATTTCCTTTTCCCTCTCTCACAAGGTTACCTGATGTTTACACTCAGTTCAGAAAGTCCGTTGAGGATCAGGCTCGAGTAAGACCGGTGTTTTCTACTCCAGAACAGATGAAGTCTCTTCCCACAGGATTAGAGGAAGGTCCTATCCCTACATTTGAGGCCCTCGGACAGACAGGTGACTTGATTTAGGACTACTACATTTATCTATCAATTCATAACACTTATATCTGTAGTCAAAGTCTGATGAACTAATTCTGTTACaagaatcatttattttcagataacTAAATAATGTAATGATTTATTGATAAATCAAGATATTTCCTGTGTATGGTTTCAGAGCCTGTGGAGGACAGCCGGTCAGCCTTCCCATGCCGCGGTGGAGAGACTGAGGCTCTCGCTAGATTGAAACATTACTTCTGGGACACCGTGAGCCAAATTCTTCAACTTTCCATTTTTTAGCTATTAGGAATAATTAATAACGTTATACTTCTCTCATAATTGACTCAACCGGACATCATCTGAGATGTTCAGTCCTCTCCTAAGCTCAACCCCAAGATTTTTTCTGTCACTTTATATACATCGCTTCCTAAATGTTGACGCTCCCAATCTTCATAAAATGAATCCAAATGACTCCAACGGTTAATAAACGTCTTCTGAACCAAAACAAGAGACAACAATTAATACTGATCAAAACTGAAAGTTAAAGAAACATTCCCCAGTGCTGATGATATATATGGTGACACTCTAAAAATCTTATTGGTTCTTGAGTTTCTTGTGAGGAAAGATCACATGACAGCTAgtcattaaaggagtagttcgcTTTAAAATAAGCCCTCCACTAATTTAAACACCCTCAaatacacttgtttttattttagttttactaaaatgttaaaaacaatagaaaaatgtcaaatgttttctcACACATATATATGCATCCAAATGACAAATAACTTTATAATAATCTTGTGTAAGGCTGATTATGAGagattttccattttttgggagaactgttccattattgtgttgttttatcacAGAACAATGTTGCAACTTATAAGGAGACTCGAAATGGCTTGATCGGAGTGGACTATTCCACCAAGTTTTCCCCTTGGTGAGCCTTGTTTTGTTAGctttaaaataatgcattaGCAAAAGCATAGACGCATGAATTGATTGGATTATTTTACATGACTTTTTAATCATAATGTTTTAGGCTTGCATTGGGCTGCATATCACCAAGGTACATCTATGAGCAGATAAAAAAGTATGAAGCTGAAAGGACAGCTAACCAGAGTACATACTGGTGAGTATGTGAGATGCTGAACAAACCTTCTAGTATTCTTTTGTAATTCGACTGATTTACGTTGACGAGATATTTCTGATGTGATAAATATTGTTTCCagttgaaataaacaaaaaagctcATCGTAGGGTTTCTCTCCAGGGTATTATTTGAGCTTCTGTGGAGGGATTACTTCAAGTTTGTGGGTTTGAAATATGGAAACCGAATATTTCATGTGAACGGTATGATTGGATTTTTTTCCTCTATCGGTTTTTCTTTCGTTATGGGTCAAATCAAAATCAAGTGGGCAGATTTAGGAGAATATTGAATTCTCTGTACTCTCAGAATGTGGCATAATTTTTGTTGAGTACATTTGTTATGAGCACTTAAACGATAACTCTTTGTAACTCTTAAACATGGCATTATAcatctttgttttaaatgatcaaaataaattGTCTCGTGCTTTAAAGGTCTTCAAGATAAGCATGTGGCATGGAAGACAAACATGACCCTGTTCAATGCATGGAAAGGTAATGTGACCATCAGTATCTCCTACATTTCTCGTGTTCCTATTTTGGCAGTCAACTGACGgatcaaatttatttttgtcttctcaACAAATGTTCCCCAGAGGGAAGAACAGGAGTGCCATTTGTAGATGCGAACATGAGGGAGCTTGCCCTGACAGGATTCATGTCCAACAGAGGACGCCAGAACGTAGCCAGCTTTCTCACCAAAGACTTGGGGTTGGACTGGCGACTGGGTGCTGAGTGGTTTGAATACCTGCTGGTAGGAAAGTTTCTTTAGTATGGGTTGATGGTTTATGGTGGTGCCAACCTCTGCATTGTTATTTCCTGACATCAGGTGGACCATGACGTCTGCAGCAACTATGGAAACTGGCTCTATACTGCAGGAATAGGAAATGACCCACGAGAAAACAGGAAGTTTAATATGATCAAACAAGGACTGGACTATGATGGCAATGTAAGTCATAATGTTAACAGgtattttactgtaaagttGTGCAACAActtgcaataaaaaaacacttaaaaaaggATATAGTTTCACAGTCGTCAATTACATTGGGGGCAGTCATGtctgaagtgtttttttcttgtttttaccgATTGTAAGGCCTATGcatatttgaattataattttatagACATTTCTTGGTATTTTCCATAGTTTACAAGCTCTTTTTTGACACTTAAGAGAGCAACTTCTGCCCTGaccataaatgtaaatacaggaAGAGGAAGTTACATGCGGGTAAGATAAAAGATTATTGTAGTATGATAAGACTTCTGCTTTCTTTCGCTGCATAGAAAAAGGCTAATTATGATCTGTATACCTTAATCTTTTTAATGATACATATATTATTCCAAGTATTCTCGCACagaaatatttatatcattGACTATTATTAAATATCATCCTTCTTTTATATCTGTGAAGGGGGACTATGTCAGACTTTGGGTTCCAGAGCTTCGGGGTATTAAAGGTGGGGACGTGCACACCCCATGGACCCTCAGCAGTGCATCACTGTCACATGCCCAGGTGTCTCTCAACGAAACATACCCCTCCCCGATCGTCATGGCACCCGAATGGAGTCGTCATGTCAACAAAAAATCTGTAAGATGTCAATTAAACTAATGCATTTTTCAGTTTGtgattataattgatcattGGGACAAGCATGTATTCATCGGttattataatgtaatttattttatagtccGGTTCAGCATCAGCAAGAGGGAAGAAGGGTCCATCTCACACACCAAGGGATCACAGAGACCGAGGCATTGACTTCTACTTCTCCAAGAATAAGAATTTTTGAGAGGGAAGAGCCTTGTTTGTATTgcgattcttttttttttttttcatgaaatgctGTTGGGCATCTGGTCAGGTCACTGGTTCAAATATGGGAACTGGGAAGTGGAAAAGAAAAATAGTCGATACACATCAATACAGCAACTACCTCTAATGAAGTGCATTAAAATACCTTTCATATAATTGCCCATTATTTGtctgctgttttaaatgcaaaatcatATTGTATGTTCCTTCAAATCTCCCGGTTGGGTCAAGTACTTCAGGTTATgttttatctaaaaataaaaagttgctgggatttttgttaaaaagtttTGAGTTTTCCCTTTCTTGCACGAAATAATGATATGATGTTTATTATAGAAAACCCATGTAAGTGTTTAAATATGCACATTCAGACTGTTGAGTTCTTTTATTGAGAAAAGGGAAGTGAGTAGATGTGAGCGTTTCGGTTTGGTTTTGAAGAGCAAGGGAAAAGATCCTAAAAACAGCTGTTTGCTCGGCCCTCTGAATGCTGCCTCAGACGGACTGTAAGCCGATATGCGACATTGACCAAATATTGAAGCAAAACCTTCACAAATCATGCTGTTAACGTAACTGCATCATCAGGTTTTGCACATATTGTGGTGTCCATTCCAGGTTCTTTGCATAAAGCAAAACCTCtattaaattttcattt
Proteins encoded:
- the cry-dash gene encoding cryptochrome DASH isoform X1, which produces MSLTRTVICLLRNDLRLHDNEVFYWAQRNAEHVVPLYCFDPQHYQGTHHFNFPKSGPFRLRFLLDGVKDLRATLKKQGSTLLVRHGKPEDVVSDLIKQLGSVSAVAFHEEVASDEKDVEKKVKEVCSQNKVKCQTFWGSTLYHRDDLPFGHVKRLPDVYTQFRKSVEDQARVRPVFSTPEQMKSLPTGLEEGPIPTFEALGQTEPVEDSRSAFPCRGGETEALARLKHYFWDTNNVATYKETRNGLIGVDYSTKFSPWLALGCISPRYIYEQIKKYEAERTANQSTYWVLFELLWRDYFKFVGLKYGNRIFHVNGLQDKHVAWKTNMTLFNAWKEGRTGVPFVDANMRELALTGFMSNRGRQNVASFLTKDLGLDWRLGAEWFEYLLVDHDVCSNYGNWLYTAGIGNDPRENRKFNMIKQGLDYDGNFTSSFLTLKRATSALTINVNTGRGSYMRGDYVRLWVPELRGIKGGDVHTPWTLSSASLSHAQVSLNETYPSPIVMAPEWSRHVNKKSSGSASARGKKGPSHTPRDHRDRGIDFYFSKNKNF
- the cry-dash gene encoding cryptochrome DASH isoform X2, which gives rise to MSLTRTVICLLRNDLRLHDNEVFYWAQRNAEHVVPLYCFDPQHYQGTHHFNFPKSGPFRLRFLLDGVKDLRATLKKQGSTLLVRHGKPEDVVSDLIKQLGSVSAVAFHEEVASDEKDVEKKVKEVCSQNKVKCQTFWGSTLYHRDDLPFGHVKRLPDVYTQFRKSVEDQARVRPVFSTPEQMKSLPTGLEEGPIPTFEALGQTEPVEDSRSAFPCRGGETEALARLKHYFWDTNNVATYKETRNGLIGVDYSTKFSPWLALGCISPRYIYEQIKKYEAERTANQSTYWVLFELLWRDYFKFVGLKYGNRIFHVNGLQDKHVAWKTNMTLFNAWKEGRTGVPFVDANMRELALTGFMSNRGRQNVASFLTKDLGLDWRLGAEWFEYLLVDHDVCSNYGNWLYTAGIGNDPRENRKFNMIKQGLDYDGNGDYVRLWVPELRGIKGGDVHTPWTLSSASLSHAQVSLNETYPSPIVMAPEWSRHVNKKSSGSASARGKKGPSHTPRDHRDRGIDFYFSKNKNF